The sequence GTCATGGTGTACTTGAAGGAACTTGGTATTGTCCATTACCAGAATGCGAGTTTAACCATGCATTTTTTGCATGTTCACTTTGTTTTTTATAGGCActctattattattaaaaatctatGTTAACTTGTAATATCTATGTTAACTtgtaatatttagttttatgtttCAAACGTTGTCAACTGTTTCTTTTTACTATTGTGAATATATTTGACTACTATACATTTGTGACCCAGCATGGTTAAATAGGTACACGCTGAACAAACGCTAATGATTTCAAACCGTGTCTGCGGTAATGTAATATTGATAAAATTGAAGTTGACTCTCCTGCGAATATGGACAAGTTAAGAAACGCGTGAACATTGTCGTGAGAGTGTTTCTTTAATCTTCTTGCAGACAAGATGAgataacatttttgtttacaCATTTTGAGACTAATAcaattgataattttaaataattatcgGAAATAATGAAACTACATAAGTATAAATatcaatcaaatataaaatttctactaaaacaattgataaaataaaattttcgatTAAGTTGAATAATTGCCACTTTGAAAAGTACTTATATACGAAGTTCTCTATTAAATACTTAGCTGAATATGTTATGTAATTAAATTACTGAAAACCGGTATAACTGAAGacattaattttatgttttaaccaTTGTAACATTTGGTTCATACCTTTTGCAACTGCATGACTGTGcatataaataatttctttGTTGAGAAAGAGTGGCTACAACTTCAATCATGGAACTACCTGAAGATATTGTATGCGATATTTTATCGAAGATTTTCAATCGGTCAAATAAAGATTTTGGAATTGTAGATTGGTCAATAAAGAGATTTATAGAATCTCAAAAtcgtcttttattttttaaaaatctaaaacttaGGAACGTATTCAAACCTCCATACAATGAGAGATATTTTTCTAAACATAGTAACTTCGTAGACGATTGTGTTCTTCTTAATAACAATGTTGAAGTCATGTTTTTATCTGGCATAAAtgaattctattttaaaagagACAAACATAAAGTTCTCAAAGGATTAAAACATGCCGCAAGTTATATGCATGCAAAATCCATGTATATATTAGGTATTAATGTTATTGGAGATGGTGATTTAACACAAGGCTCTACATTAATTAAGGAGATATTTAATAGCAAAGGAATATTTCAGCTTACAAAATGTTATACAAGTCTTAAATCGCTTTCTTTGATGCTTTCAatgaaaaaacacaatttttataGAGACATTTTGGACGGAATAGAAGtgcaaaaatattgttattgtGTAGATTGTTTAGTATAAAAAGAACTTGTTAAATtccttaaatatttttataattaaatagtaaaaatggTTTATTATTTCCCTAAGAGGTTATTAAATGTTTGAATTTGTAGCATACGATTTATTTTGCTtacattaaaattaatatatatatatatatatatcaatagtaaaataatattttcagtgattattatgtttaaatttataaaaaaaaattaaaatattaaactaattgAGATAAATGTAACATACCATATGTAACTAAAATctggaacaaaataaaaataccagTTGTATTGTACCTTAATAaggtttttaatattatatattttattatatgcaTCATTGGTTgatttagttaaatatttaatattttaaacatgtttTGATTGCAAAAGCATAATTATAACTTTAGATCAAACGGTGTGCCGGTACCATTAGAAGGAAGCTCCTGACTGTTTTGATTGTGGTGCTGTTGTTGACCTTCTGCAGTTGAACATGTAAACAATGGCAAAGAAGCCCCCGCCGCAGTTTCATGGGAAAGCGCCGGTGCATGTGCTTTCAACAGGGGCAGGGAAGAGGATGAAAGCGGCgttgaagaaaatgaagttaTGTGATTAAGAAGTTATAGAGGTTCTACCGGTACAATATAAGAAGGCGAAGACATGTTAAGGAATGGAACTAAGTTTTGAAACAGTTTGGTTGGTCCTGCGTTTGAGTTTGGAAGAACTTTTACTTAAAGTTGCATCCTTTGGCTTAGTGTCTAAGCAATCCACAAATGAAATACCTAAACAAAATTAACCAAGTATTTgaaaatgtttatatttaatttagtatTGTTTCCCCCGCGAACCGCGGGGGTCAGAATCCTAGTGgaaataacagaaaaaaaaatgtccGGATAAATTTTCGGGAGTTTGAACCCGACGTCAATTGAACACGCAACCTTCTGATCTGGAGTCAGACGCGCTACCATTGCCCCACGGATCCGGACGCCAAACAGTAGGAGTTAGCTTAATTGACCTATGaagaaattttagttttaggttATTCAAGTGTTGTGTATTTCGTTTTCAAAGATCGATCCAAAACGTATTACATGAGATCGTGTAGATTGCTTGAAAACTGAATTCATTTTATAACCTTTCCGGAAAACTCATTCGAGAAGAAAGAGTAAAGATTCATCTATATACAATGAATAAATCTAACTCTAGTTCTAAGAACAAAATGGTGAATAATCATCAATGAAGCCGAGAAGTAACATTGATAAAAGTATCTTCAGGACAAGGGATCGTTAAGCCACCCATTGGATGATCGAACCCAAACTCTTCTTCGGCTTTACTGAGAAGAGCTTGAAACGAAGGTTGGCTCAAGTATGAGATTGGCAccacatatctcttcttctggCTCTCTCCTACGTACACCGCAAGAAACCCTTTAGGTGGTGCCGCCATGGTTGCTCTTTTGCTTGTAGAAGCTGTTGATGTTACAGAGCGGCCAAGAATCTTCTTTGCACCCAATAAACTTCTCACCAAAGCCATTTCTGAAAGTTTGAATTCTTTTGAAGAGATGTATGAAAATATAAGGTGATTGGATTGCTTGTTGTTGGTTGATGATAGAAAGAATGagttatgtgtatatatagaaatatCAATGAAGATAATGAGTTGCAATCCTCTCTGAAAAATCGTTGAAACTTGTGGTGTTGAAGTGTGGGACAAGCTACCACAATTTCACATGGTTCTGTCTTTCGCATCTGGAAAGAAATGCATTAATGCAATTTGTCTGCTTGGATAATCTCCAACGGCAATTCACAAGGGCTTGTTTTCTCAATGTTTCTTTGAATCCATAGTAATCAAGTGGTTGGTTGTTTGGCCTATTCTCTAAACTCTGAGGTCGAAATGGATTTAATAAGAACTAAAAGTAGGGACCTGTTGTTCTTCAACAGCAGAACATAACAACAAGTCCCTGTCAGtactaattatgtttttatttgattaaatatgacattaatatttatgtaaatttttttatacagGTGTCTCTCAGTTCATCATTTCAGGAGAACAATAAATATTTAGGCCTTTAAGCTTTTggtagaaaaaaaatgaaaagcagaGTACGGAAGATAAATTTTGATCAAATCAAGGATTTTGTTTCTGACATTGTTACGTGAGTTGAAAGACTGATATAGTTAAACCAGCAGATAACCTAGAAGGAAGGGAAGCAGAGGAAATCTCAAGAAACATAACAAGATTTTCTAGAAGATTATGGGTTATACATAAGCTGTAAGAGCCCTCACTATATTAGTTTCTACATGATTCTTGTCCTACAACTTCATAGCAGAATGAACTTTACAATTACACAGGATacttaataaattaaacaacctcTTAAACTGAGAGATAATACCCTAAATGAAGAATTTTGTTTGGTTGATAAAAAGAACTGACTAATAGTAAGGCGATCCGTTTAATTTCATCTCTTTGCACTGCTCAGCCTTCTTTGTTAATTTAAAGCCTTCCAATTTGGTTAAACAGCAACTAAAGTATAATTTAAGGTGTTGTCATTCTTTTTTCAATGTTTGATCCAAaatgcataaatataaaatgaatcaTTATTGTGTAACAGAATAATGGTATTTACTTCCAAAAACTTTTAGAACAACTCTTTCAAGaagaaagagtaa is a genomic window of Brassica napus cultivar Da-Ae chromosome A2, Da-Ae, whole genome shotgun sequence containing:
- the LOC106380776 gene encoding auxin-responsive protein SAUR21 — its product is MALVRSLLGAKKILGRSVTSTASTSKRATMAAPPKGFLAVYVGESQKKRYVVPISYLSQPSFQALLSKAEEEFGFDHPMGGLTIPCPEDTFINVTSRLH